One part of the Zymomonas mobilis subsp. pomaceae ATCC 29192 genome encodes these proteins:
- a CDS encoding glycerate kinase, translating to MKFVLAPDSFKGSLTAKQAATAMQKGIQKIFPEADFIQLPMADGGEGTVEALVDATHGQFIETTVANPFMQETKARYGLLGDRKTAVIEMAAASGLQFVNDQTKNPLLTTTYGTGQLIKSALDHKAKKIIIGMGGSATNDGGAGMAQALGVRLLNNQGQSIEKGGGGLAELSTLDITEIDPRLLETEIVIASDVTNPLVGDKGASAVFGPQKGATSTMIAQLDKNLRHYAALIKEKTGKDIADYPGAGAAGGLSAGLLAFTSATLEAGVKIVVQMTGLIPKTQDADFVFTGEGHVDFQTQYGKTPMGVAQAAKKSNPKTTVILLAGAVGEKIEELYSLGIDVILATTPGVLTLTEAMKHAEENLARTAENVARLIKTQQHFHCS from the coding sequence ATGAAATTTGTATTGGCGCCAGATTCATTCAAAGGCAGTTTAACTGCTAAACAAGCGGCGACAGCGATGCAAAAGGGTATTCAGAAGATTTTCCCAGAGGCTGATTTTATTCAACTCCCAATGGCTGACGGCGGTGAAGGCACTGTTGAAGCTTTAGTCGATGCTACACATGGTCAATTTATTGAGACGACGGTTGCCAATCCTTTTATGCAAGAAACGAAAGCGCGTTATGGTCTTTTAGGGGATAGAAAAACGGCTGTTATCGAAATGGCGGCGGCAAGCGGCCTTCAATTTGTTAATGATCAAACAAAAAATCCGCTTTTAACAACGACCTATGGTACAGGTCAGCTTATTAAATCAGCCTTGGATCATAAAGCCAAAAAGATTATTATTGGCATGGGCGGTAGTGCAACAAATGACGGTGGTGCCGGCATGGCTCAGGCTTTAGGCGTGCGACTGCTCAATAACCAAGGTCAATCCATAGAAAAAGGGGGCGGTGGCTTAGCCGAATTATCCACCCTTGATATAACCGAAATTGATCCTCGTCTTTTGGAGACCGAGATTGTTATTGCCTCAGATGTAACCAATCCTTTGGTCGGGGATAAAGGGGCCAGCGCTGTCTTTGGTCCACAAAAGGGCGCAACCTCTACTATGATTGCGCAACTCGATAAAAATTTACGCCATTATGCGGCTCTCATTAAAGAAAAAACGGGTAAAGATATTGCTGATTATCCGGGGGCAGGGGCTGCTGGTGGTCTTAGTGCAGGGTTGCTCGCTTTTACTTCTGCTACACTGGAGGCGGGTGTCAAAATCGTTGTTCAGATGACAGGTCTTATCCCAAAAACCCAAGATGCCGATTTTGTTTTTACCGGAGAAGGGCATGTCGATTTTCAAACCCAATATGGTAAAACGCCTATGGGCGTTGCTCAAGCAGCGAAAAAATCTAATCCCAAAACTACGGTTATCCTATTAGCGGGCGCAGTTGGGGAAAAGATTGAAGAACTTTATAGTCTTGGTATAGATGTTATTCTAGCAACAACCCCCGGTGTCCTTACTTTGACTGAAGCTATGAAACATGCTGAAGAGAATTTAGCAAGGACAGCTGAAAATGTAGCGCGCCTTATTAAAACACAACAACATTTTCATTGTTCTTAG
- a CDS encoding DNA translocase FtsK, producing the protein MASGIIAEISGAEWQARARYFLGRTLSFISAFILLGGTIFLFAAFMSYNSTDPAFNTAAAGPAHNIGGNLGAWLSDILLSLIGLPVLLTLPPMIITAFRLLRNVHQPHPLRHGLLIVLGIMLIASAAGLVGIDSQSGLPAGWGGSIGLLSSGLTHSLLNLLPVSSLRFTHGAILALFAIGGIAVWLWGLGFDAYERAFIRRFLSRVGTRKKNILKKNDVAKESKNKNSSTSERADVKISPPLIAKVADIPGSDDDFSEITPIEAHINKEMGIESRPIITTYSPAVDSGDPAKRKPLNEHTHYELPSIDFLQEMPVHAAHHVDHDALERNARLLETVLQDFHVRGQIVEIRPGPVVTMYELEPDAGIKASRVIALADDIARYMSAESARIAVIPGRTVIGIELPNPKRDMVSLRELVGSEVYDNQKGSLPLILGKNIAGDPVITDLAPMPHLLVAGTTGSGKSVGINCMILSLLYRLTPEQCRMIMIDPKMLELSIYDGIPHLLSPVVTEPSKAVRALKWAVEQMEERYRMMASAGVRGLAGFNQKVREAKSRGEPLSRKVQTGYDKISGQPVYEDETLEYEPLPQIVVVVDELADLMMTAGKEVEYLIQRLAQKARAAGIHLIMATQRPSVDVITGVIKANLPTRISFQVTSKIDSRTILGEQGAEQLLGKGDMLYMPGGKQVLRVHGPFVSDGEVQAIADHWRLQGTPEYISSVTEEPVEGGYKLEGQPDGDHDPETKRYRDAVQLVVESRKASTSWLQRQLRVGYNNAARLIERMEKEGIVSAADHVGRREVLIEADDLATLL; encoded by the coding sequence ATGGCAAGCGGCATAATCGCCGAAATTTCTGGAGCGGAATGGCAAGCCCGCGCCCGATATTTTTTAGGGCGAACTTTATCCTTTATCTCTGCCTTTATTTTGCTTGGCGGGACTATTTTTCTTTTTGCCGCTTTTATGAGCTATAATTCAACAGACCCAGCTTTTAACACAGCCGCGGCTGGTCCTGCCCATAATATTGGTGGTAATTTGGGGGCTTGGCTTTCTGATATTTTACTCAGCTTAATAGGCTTGCCGGTTTTATTAACCTTGCCCCCTATGATTATTACCGCTTTTCGATTGCTGCGTAATGTACATCAACCGCATCCCTTGCGGCATGGTCTGCTTATAGTATTAGGCATTATGCTGATAGCCAGTGCGGCCGGTCTGGTCGGTATTGACAGTCAAAGTGGCCTTCCTGCGGGTTGGGGTGGCAGTATCGGTCTTTTAAGCAGCGGCCTTACGCATAGTCTGTTGAACCTGCTGCCTGTTTCTTCTCTGAGATTTACCCATGGTGCTATTCTGGCCCTTTTTGCAATTGGGGGTATCGCTGTTTGGCTTTGGGGATTGGGCTTTGATGCTTATGAGCGGGCTTTTATCCGTCGTTTCTTGTCCCGTGTTGGCACCAGAAAAAAAAATATTCTCAAAAAAAACGACGTTGCAAAAGAAAGCAAAAATAAAAATAGTTCTACTTCTGAAAGGGCAGACGTAAAGATTAGCCCTCCCCTAATAGCTAAAGTCGCAGATATACCTGGATCAGATGATGATTTCTCAGAAATTACGCCGATAGAAGCCCATATTAATAAAGAAATGGGTATTGAATCCCGTCCGATTATTACAACTTATTCTCCGGCAGTAGATTCCGGTGATCCGGCCAAGCGGAAACCGCTGAACGAACATACGCATTATGAACTGCCCTCTATTGATTTTTTACAAGAAATGCCTGTCCACGCCGCGCACCATGTCGACCATGATGCTTTAGAACGGAATGCGCGCTTATTAGAAACTGTCTTACAGGATTTTCATGTCCGTGGGCAGATTGTCGAAATCCGGCCAGGGCCAGTCGTGACCATGTATGAACTGGAACCTGATGCTGGCATCAAAGCGAGCCGTGTTATCGCCTTGGCCGATGATATTGCGCGTTATATGTCGGCTGAATCCGCGCGTATTGCAGTCATTCCGGGGCGGACGGTTATTGGTATTGAATTACCTAACCCGAAAAGAGATATGGTCTCGCTGAGAGAATTAGTGGGTTCGGAAGTTTATGATAATCAAAAAGGCTCTTTACCGCTTATTTTAGGTAAAAATATTGCAGGTGATCCGGTCATCACCGATCTTGCACCCATGCCCCATCTTTTGGTGGCAGGTACGACGGGATCAGGTAAATCTGTCGGTATTAACTGTATGATTTTATCACTACTTTATCGTTTGACGCCTGAGCAATGCCGGATGATTATGATCGATCCTAAAATGCTCGAACTTTCTATTTATGATGGCATCCCCCATCTTTTATCCCCTGTCGTTACTGAACCTTCCAAGGCGGTGCGTGCCTTGAAATGGGCTGTTGAACAGATGGAAGAGCGCTATCGAATGATGGCTTCTGCTGGGGTGCGCGGTCTTGCGGGTTTTAATCAAAAAGTAAGGGAAGCTAAATCACGCGGAGAGCCGCTTAGCCGCAAAGTGCAAACAGGCTATGATAAGATAAGCGGACAGCCTGTTTATGAAGACGAAACGCTCGAATATGAACCGCTGCCGCAAATTGTCGTGGTGGTTGATGAACTGGCCGATCTGATGATGACGGCAGGTAAGGAGGTTGAATATCTCATTCAGCGCCTCGCCCAAAAAGCGCGTGCTGCGGGTATTCATCTTATTATGGCAACGCAACGCCCATCAGTCGATGTTATCACAGGGGTTATTAAAGCTAACCTTCCGACCCGTATCAGTTTTCAGGTAACTTCGAAGATCGATTCCCGCACCATTCTTGGAGAACAAGGCGCGGAGCAGCTTCTGGGTAAGGGCGATATGCTCTATATGCCGGGAGGAAAACAGGTTTTACGCGTTCATGGACCTTTCGTGAGTGATGGAGAAGTACAGGCTATTGCTGATCACTGGCGATTACAGGGAACGCCTGAATATATCTCTTCTGTCACAGAGGAACCGGTAGAGGGTGGCTATAAACTGGAAGGGCAGCCTGACGGAGATCATGACCCTGAAACCAAACGCTACCGTGATGCCGTACAATTAGTAGTCGAAAGCCGTAAAGCATCGACCAGTTGGCTACAACGTCAACTCCGTGTGGGCTATAATAATGCCGCCCGTTTAATTGAGCGTATGGAAAAAGAAGGTATCGTTTCGGCGGCGGATCATGTCGGTCGCAGAGAAGTCTTGATCGAAGCCGATGATCTCGCCACTTTATTATAA
- a CDS encoding LolA family protein, with protein sequence MIYSVFSNPNRAFFAASLILATSVFHSAGSLTAAPPSANVSNTSSSTTFSQIQAHLRDVTTMTAQFVQIDRNGQALSGTLTLKRPGLIRFQYQKDVPLLIVGDGKALVMIDYSVRQVSRWPIGDSPLSILIDPSKDVAHYATLTSDDGKHIVITGRDPKHPDFGTIAIDFERDTKAPANLMLMGWTVIDAQNNRSQIVLSDQKFNQPVSNNMFRWNDPRSNAGPR encoded by the coding sequence ATGATATATTCTGTCTTTTCAAATCCGAATAGGGCTTTTTTTGCAGCCTCTCTTATCCTGGCGACAAGTGTTTTTCATAGTGCAGGAAGTTTGACCGCTGCTCCCCCCTCAGCCAACGTCAGTAACACTTCTTCTTCTACAACTTTTTCACAGATTCAAGCCCATCTGCGCGATGTAACTACGATGACTGCGCAATTTGTCCAGATCGATCGGAATGGTCAAGCGCTTAGCGGAACGCTCACCTTAAAAAGACCAGGCCTTATCCGTTTTCAGTATCAAAAGGATGTCCCTTTACTGATCGTTGGTGATGGTAAAGCCTTGGTGATGATTGATTATTCAGTAAGACAGGTTTCCCGTTGGCCGATTGGGGATTCTCCCCTCTCTATTTTGATCGATCCTTCCAAAGATGTCGCCCATTATGCGACGCTTACGTCTGATGATGGCAAACATATTGTTATTACGGGACGCGATCCAAAACATCCCGATTTTGGTACTATTGCCATTGATTTTGAGCGAGACACAAAGGCCCCCGCTAATCTGATGCTAATGGGTTGGACCGTTATTGATGCTCAAAATAATCGTTCACAGATTGTTTTATCAGACCAGAAATTTAATCAGCCTGTTTCTAATAATATGTTCCGTTGGAATGACCCGCGTAGTAACGCTGGTCCCCGTTAA
- a CDS encoding exodeoxyribonuclease III, with translation MRIVSWNINSVRARLSHIERFLKEEQPDILCLQETKATNAVFPAVFFKELGYIYQAIHGQPSYNGVAILSRVPFCEAETIKYDWQNNQEARHIGIELANGVRLENVYIPAGGDIPDRDINPKFGQKLDFITRMTKWSSSLEQPTILVGDFNIAPLESDVWSHRQLLNVVSHTAVEIAHLAQFQASHDWIDLGRHFHAAPKRLYTWWSYRAKDWTVSDRGRRLDHMWASPSLIDKAIAHRVCESCRNWIKPSDHVPLLTEFRF, from the coding sequence TTGCGTATTGTCTCGTGGAACATCAATTCAGTACGGGCGCGGTTATCTCATATTGAACGTTTCTTAAAAGAAGAGCAGCCCGATATTTTGTGTTTACAAGAGACTAAGGCCACGAATGCGGTTTTTCCTGCCGTTTTTTTTAAAGAACTAGGATATATTTATCAGGCCATTCATGGACAACCTAGTTATAACGGCGTTGCCATTCTAAGTCGGGTTCCCTTCTGTGAGGCCGAAACTATCAAATATGACTGGCAAAATAATCAAGAAGCGCGTCATATCGGTATCGAGCTGGCAAATGGCGTACGTTTGGAAAATGTATATATTCCGGCAGGGGGCGATATTCCTGATCGCGATATTAACCCTAAATTTGGTCAGAAGCTGGATTTTATTACCCGAATGACCAAATGGTCTTCTTCGCTTGAACAACCGACTATTCTGGTTGGAGATTTTAATATTGCGCCTTTGGAATCCGATGTTTGGAGTCATAGGCAGCTTTTGAATGTTGTTAGCCATACTGCTGTCGAGATTGCGCATCTTGCTCAATTTCAGGCCAGCCATGATTGGATAGATTTAGGCCGTCATTTCCATGCCGCACCCAAGCGCCTTTACACATGGTGGAGCTATCGCGCCAAGGATTGGACCGTTTCTGATCGTGGTCGTCGTCTTGACCACATGTGGGCTAGTCCATCCTTGATAGATAAGGCTATTGCACATCGCGTTTGTGAATCCTGCCGGAATTGGATAAAACCTTCCGACCATGTTCCTTTGCTTACGGAGTTTCGTTTTTAA
- the ribA gene encoding GTP cyclohydrolase II: MVDDRKAVAVAQAIDALRRGWPVTISDENEALSLLAVERADDYRLASFDPDKKANILLSAARAETLKLANEKEAATPNQAVTLIRTPWIDCAGALALADPSMDMEKPLKGPFKLRPTPVKKAAMAALELARLAGILPAFFMQEGVSAQTLINIPAIDINNFSSGEGIYIAARARLPIALGDHGPAIENSQIVAFRSAADAVEHVAIVIGHANDQPPIIRLHSECLTGDVFGSLKCDCGPQLHQALRIIAESGYGILLYLRQEGRGIGLINKLRAYVLQDQGFDTVDANLRLGFANDARDFRLAARMLSELNVGRVRLLTNNPDKVSGLKQAGIDVLERIPLKITPNAHNQAYLETKRDRSGHQL, from the coding sequence ATGGTTGATGACCGCAAAGCCGTTGCTGTTGCTCAGGCTATTGATGCACTACGTCGCGGATGGCCTGTCACCATTAGCGATGAGAACGAGGCCCTTAGTTTATTGGCGGTCGAAAGGGCAGATGATTATCGGTTGGCTTCTTTTGATCCTGATAAAAAAGCGAATATCCTTTTATCGGCTGCTCGTGCTGAGACGCTTAAATTAGCCAATGAAAAAGAAGCGGCCACGCCCAATCAAGCCGTAACCTTAATAAGAACGCCCTGGATAGATTGTGCAGGAGCGCTTGCTCTAGCTGATCCTTCTATGGATATGGAGAAGCCTTTAAAAGGCCCTTTTAAATTACGACCTACGCCTGTAAAAAAAGCCGCGATGGCCGCGTTAGAACTTGCAAGGTTAGCGGGAATTCTTCCTGCTTTTTTTATGCAGGAAGGCGTATCCGCACAAACGCTTATCAATATTCCAGCGATAGATATTAATAATTTTTCTTCGGGAGAGGGCATTTATATCGCTGCAAGAGCGCGTTTGCCTATTGCCTTGGGCGATCATGGACCGGCAATCGAAAATAGCCAAATTGTTGCTTTCCGTAGTGCCGCTGATGCGGTTGAGCATGTGGCTATTGTTATTGGTCATGCCAATGATCAACCTCCGATTATCAGGCTTCATAGCGAATGTTTAACGGGCGATGTCTTTGGTTCATTAAAATGTGATTGTGGCCCCCAGCTTCATCAGGCCTTAAGAATAATAGCTGAATCGGGTTATGGTATATTATTATATTTAAGGCAGGAGGGACGGGGTATCGGCCTGATCAATAAATTGCGGGCTTATGTGCTACAAGATCAGGGTTTCGATACAGTTGATGCCAATCTTCGGCTTGGCTTTGCCAATGATGCACGTGATTTTCGTCTTGCCGCCCGAATGTTAAGCGAATTAAACGTGGGTAGGGTTCGCCTTCTTACTAATAACCCCGATAAGGTTAGTGGCCTAAAACAAGCGGGTATTGATGTTCTGGAACGTATTCCTTTAAAAATTACACCTAATGCTCATAATCAGGCCTATCTTGAAACCAAGCGCGACCGTAGCGGCCATCAATTGTAA
- a CDS encoding L,D-transpeptidase family protein: protein MTRLYVDSKQGILIEEGDGYRCQTTCAIGRKGIVSAQEKREGDGKTPLGCWPIRSALLRPDRLSYYSFDSKALPFKLEKIKIPWRWVRPSDGWCDDSDHPSYNQPVTLPFPASAETLWREDGLYDIIITLGYNDSPIYKGCGSAIFLHCSIPDRQTAGCVAVMQDFLQNLLLRLQLGDSLTIF from the coding sequence ATGACCCGACTTTATGTCGATAGTAAGCAAGGTATCTTAATCGAAGAAGGGGACGGGTACCGCTGTCAGACAACTTGTGCGATCGGTCGAAAGGGTATTGTTTCCGCACAGGAAAAAAGAGAAGGGGATGGTAAAACGCCTTTAGGCTGTTGGCCCATTCGATCGGCTCTTTTAAGACCGGATCGCCTTTCTTACTATTCCTTTGATTCCAAAGCTCTCCCTTTCAAACTGGAAAAGATCAAAATACCGTGGCGGTGGGTTAGACCCAGTGATGGTTGGTGCGATGATAGTGACCATCCCAGCTATAATCAGCCGGTAACTTTACCCTTTCCCGCCTCTGCTGAGACTTTATGGCGAGAGGATGGTCTATACGATATTATTATTACTCTAGGTTATAATGATAGCCCCATATATAAGGGGTGCGGTAGTGCTATTTTTCTTCACTGCTCAATTCCAGATCGTCAGACAGCAGGATGTGTGGCTGTTATGCAAGATTTTCTTCAGAATTTGCTGTTAAGACTGCAATTAGGGGATAGCCTTACGATATTTTGA
- a CDS encoding TonB-dependent receptor, protein MTGYFCRLLAGTALIACTQAAYAQGVQYKRPNGSSQALGNQPSAAANPAPAQTTGAIPPGQTPTAKPSRPVPDKPLLRKADITQPRAKDDGAGGLVSRRVGRDDIANIGFGQSRQQFTITGANFSRMTPGTSALSVISTLPGVNYQSADSFGLDEKATSLYIHGFSQNQIGFTIDGVPLGNMMDSSNGLSINRMIMPENIDAVTVNSTSGSLGLAANNNVGGSVQFISHRPGDKLDIVGSGTYGSNNTWRGFTRVETGDLTGNGLRGSFSYGYLTSGKTRGWGKEKEHQVNAKIVQDLHDGYDGEIGAFFDYSSQNQTNYMDTSYDMQKRLGTYTDYTHNWGIAEQMASAYQSGSNNYPAPYSSVNDTYYSASTLRRDYIGGLHFKRHLTKEISVDVTGYYNREYGQDLMYDPYVSTPGGSSLSVQGVTSTQNRGGITGHVAWDHDFSVFKNHLEAGGWYESSTSHQATDYYDLAANASGPSRNILQYQNDPFSSQWAHKIGTETTMYYVSDRMDFGKVTLSGGWKGFQTTSENKALGNLSDYNRATGKMNSTDWFLPQFGILWKPDSRIDFFFNYSENMQALNANLLAATSQANFDSLASNRKMRPEKSTNYEIGMRYHEGRFQTAISGYYSYITNNMLATSTTGNAPINLYNVGGVKNYGVDVSAMYRVLRPLSFLASYSYTHATYANNIMSSNGSVLYQTKGNWVPGIARNMFKADIVYDDHHLLMRVGANFMVHRSVDFMDTVHTPGQYVLNGAIGYHFGDEVPYMKNWTIIGNVTNMTGQRYVSTIGTTGFAASGDAQNLQAGAPRRFFITLKRGL, encoded by the coding sequence ATGACAGGGTATTTTTGTCGGCTGTTGGCAGGCACTGCGCTTATCGCCTGTACACAAGCAGCTTATGCACAGGGTGTTCAATATAAAAGACCTAACGGTTCGTCTCAAGCGCTTGGTAATCAACCCTCGGCGGCGGCGAATCCTGCTCCAGCTCAGACAACAGGGGCAATCCCTCCAGGACAAACGCCAACAGCTAAACCTTCCAGACCTGTTCCAGATAAGCCTTTACTCAGGAAGGCGGATATTACTCAGCCTCGGGCGAAAGACGATGGCGCAGGCGGTTTGGTTAGCCGTCGTGTCGGACGTGACGATATTGCTAATATAGGCTTTGGTCAAAGCCGTCAGCAATTCACTATAACGGGTGCTAATTTCAGCCGAATGACACCTGGAACGTCTGCTTTGAGTGTTATTTCTACCTTACCCGGTGTGAACTATCAGTCTGCTGATTCTTTTGGACTCGATGAAAAAGCGACTAGCCTTTATATTCATGGTTTCTCACAGAACCAGATTGGTTTTACCATTGATGGTGTACCCCTCGGTAATATGATGGATAGCAGCAACGGTTTGTCCATCAACCGGATGATTATGCCGGAAAATATTGATGCCGTAACCGTTAATTCGACATCGGGTAGTCTAGGTTTAGCGGCTAATAATAATGTCGGCGGCTCGGTACAATTTATATCCCATCGGCCAGGCGATAAGCTCGATATTGTTGGTTCTGGTACTTATGGTTCCAATAACACATGGCGTGGATTTACCCGGGTAGAAACGGGTGACTTAACAGGGAATGGCCTACGGGGTTCCTTTAGCTATGGTTATCTTACCAGTGGTAAGACCCGTGGATGGGGTAAAGAAAAAGAGCATCAGGTAAATGCTAAAATCGTGCAGGATTTGCATGATGGGTATGATGGCGAAATCGGTGCCTTTTTTGATTATTCCAGTCAGAATCAAACGAACTATATGGATACCAGCTATGACATGCAAAAAAGGCTAGGTACCTATACCGACTATACCCATAATTGGGGTATAGCAGAGCAAATGGCAAGCGCTTATCAGAGTGGTAGCAATAACTATCCTGCCCCTTATTCATCGGTTAATGACACCTATTATAGCGCTTCCACTTTACGGCGTGATTATATCGGCGGTCTGCATTTTAAAAGACATCTTACCAAAGAAATCAGCGTTGATGTAACTGGCTATTATAATCGGGAATATGGCCAGGATCTGATGTATGATCCTTATGTTTCTACGCCTGGTGGTTCTTCTTTATCGGTTCAAGGGGTTACTTCAACACAAAACCGAGGGGGTATAACCGGTCACGTCGCTTGGGATCACGATTTTTCAGTTTTCAAAAACCATTTAGAAGCCGGTGGTTGGTATGAATCCAGCACTAGCCATCAAGCGACAGATTATTATGATCTCGCAGCGAATGCCAGCGGACCTTCTCGTAATATCTTACAATATCAGAATGACCCGTTCAGTTCTCAATGGGCGCATAAAATTGGTACAGAAACAACCATGTATTATGTTTCTGACCGGATGGACTTTGGTAAAGTTACCTTGTCCGGTGGGTGGAAAGGCTTCCAGACAACCAGTGAGAATAAGGCTTTAGGTAATCTCAGCGATTATAATCGCGCAACGGGTAAGATGAATTCAACGGATTGGTTCCTGCCGCAATTTGGTATTTTGTGGAAACCTGATTCCCGTATCGATTTCTTCTTTAATTATTCTGAAAACATGCAGGCGCTTAATGCTAATCTGTTAGCGGCAACCTCGCAGGCTAATTTCGACAGCTTGGCCAGCAATCGCAAAATGCGGCCCGAAAAGTCGACCAATTATGAAATTGGTATGCGCTATCATGAAGGCCGTTTCCAGACAGCTATTTCGGGCTATTATAGCTACATTACGAATAATATGCTGGCGACCTCGACGACCGGTAATGCGCCGATCAATCTCTATAATGTCGGCGGCGTCAAGAATTATGGCGTTGATGTAAGCGCCATGTATCGTGTCCTTCGTCCATTATCTTTCTTGGCCAGCTATTCCTATACGCATGCTACTTATGCCAATAATATTATGAGTAGTAACGGTAGTGTGCTTTATCAGACCAAAGGCAATTGGGTACCGGGCATTGCACGCAATATGTTCAAGGCTGATATCGTTTATGACGATCACCATCTTTTGATGCGAGTAGGGGCGAACTTTATGGTTCACCGTTCCGTTGATTTCATGGATACCGTCCATACTCCCGGACAATATGTTTTAAATGGGGCGATCGGTTATCACTTCGGTGATGAAGTACCTTATATGAAAAACTGGACGATTATCGGCAATGTTACCAATATGACGGGACAACGCTATGTCTCAACAATTGGTACGACCGGTTTCGCTGCAAGTGGCGATGCCCAGAATTTACAGGCTGGTGCGCCCCGTCGTTTCTTCATAACGCTGAAACGGGGTCTTTAA
- the aroC gene encoding chorismate synthase, which translates to MSFNSFGHLFRFTSWGESHGPALGAVVDGCPPGLTLSEEDIQPWLDRRKPGSSRFTTQRREPDKVQILSGVFEGKTTGTPISLMIENTDQRSRDYSEVARQYRPAHGDFAYDAKYGLRDYRGGGRSSARETAARVAAGAVARLVIPEVNIQGYLVELGGDAIDRTRFDKAEIGNNPFFCPDAEAVKRWEIIVDKARKDGNSVGAIVECVATSVPAGWGAPLYAKLDAELAAACMGINAVKAVEIGDGFTAARSNGRDNADAIRPDEQDGKAFFLSNHAGGITAGIATGQPIVLRCALKPTPSILSPLQSIDREGYAVEVSTKGRHDPCVGIRAVPVVEAMVALVLADQKLLHRGQTGR; encoded by the coding sequence ATGAGCTTTAATAGTTTTGGTCATCTTTTTCGTTTTACCAGTTGGGGTGAAAGTCATGGGCCAGCCTTAGGCGCAGTAGTCGATGGCTGTCCTCCGGGTTTGACCTTGTCCGAAGAAGATATTCAACCTTGGCTTGATCGACGAAAACCGGGATCTTCCCGTTTTACCACACAAAGACGTGAACCAGATAAGGTTCAGATATTATCAGGTGTTTTTGAAGGTAAAACGACAGGCACGCCGATCAGCTTAATGATTGAAAATACAGATCAGCGATCCCGTGATTATAGCGAGGTGGCGCGCCAATATCGTCCTGCGCATGGCGACTTTGCCTATGATGCCAAATATGGCTTACGAGACTATCGTGGTGGAGGGCGATCTTCTGCACGTGAGACAGCAGCACGCGTCGCAGCAGGGGCTGTTGCCCGCTTGGTTATTCCTGAAGTCAATATTCAAGGTTATCTGGTCGAATTAGGGGGCGATGCCATCGACCGGACACGGTTTGACAAGGCAGAAATTGGAAATAATCCGTTTTTTTGTCCTGATGCCGAGGCTGTAAAACGATGGGAAATTATTGTTGATAAGGCTCGAAAGGATGGAAACTCAGTGGGTGCAATCGTGGAATGTGTTGCTACCTCGGTGCCAGCCGGTTGGGGTGCCCCCCTTTATGCCAAGCTTGATGCTGAGCTGGCGGCGGCCTGTATGGGTATCAACGCCGTAAAAGCGGTCGAGATTGGGGATGGCTTTACTGCAGCGCGTAGTAATGGTCGTGACAATGCGGATGCAATTCGCCCCGATGAACAAGACGGAAAAGCCTTTTTTCTCTCTAATCATGCGGGCGGCATCACAGCAGGCATTGCGACAGGGCAACCCATCGTCCTGCGATGCGCTTTAAAGCCGACACCATCTATCTTATCTCCCCTTCAATCGATTGATCGCGAAGGCTATGCGGTAGAAGTAAGCACTAAAGGCCGACATGATCCTTGTGTGGGTATTCGGGCTGTACCGGTCGTAGAAGCAATGGTCGCTTTGGTCTTAGCCGATCAAAAGCTGCTTCATCGAGGGCAGACAGGACGCTAG